The following DNA comes from Phormidium ambiguum IAM M-71.
TTGTTGTGCTATGCGTTCTCGTACTGCATCACTCATTAAATCGGGATCGGAAGGATGGCTGTTGAAAGGATCATCAGCTACCACTTCAATTTCTGGAAGTAAGTCAGCCAAGGCGCGAATCGTGGTGGATTTACCAGTACCGCGATCGCCCATAATCATGACACCGCCAATGTAAGGGTCGATTACATTTAATAGCAGTGCTAATTTCATCTCTTCTTGGCCAACAATAGCCGTAAACGGGAAAACTACCCGTCTCTTGGCTGGTTTAACATTATTTGTGCTAGCTGCGGCAGTCAGACTCAACGCGGTTCCCTCAAAATTGCTGAATTTGTCATTTGTCATTGGTCATTTGTGATTCGGATATTTTTTGATAATGAATCTTTGGCAAATTGCATCATTTGTTTTTTGTAATCATTAACGACAAATGACAAATGACCAATGACCAATTGTTTTTCATTGTGCCACAGAGTATCGTCATCAAACCTTAGCTTTTGCGGGTTTCTGGATCTAGCTTTGTGGAAAGATTATGGGGTTGTTCTTCCAATTTTGTTGGTTGATTGTTAGCTGGTAAATGGTTCCAGACTGGCATGATGGAGGTAGTGTCGGATTCTGTGGTAGGCAAAATAGCGGATTGTTCGGTAATTTTGGGTTCTTCAGCGATTTGATTGAGATTAGGCCGATCGAGCTTTTCGAGATCGGTCAATACAGCTAATGCAGACTGATAGCGATCGCTAAAATGATATTGCACCATCCGATCCAAAATCGTCGCTAATTCACCGCTAGTCTTAGCCAAATGTCGCCAATTCAAGTTTCCAGTTTCCATATCTTGCAGTAACACTAAATCATGAGGTTGGATTCCTGTCAGTGCTTGAATCCCAATCATTCCTAGTGCGTAAAGGTCACTGGCTGGGCGGGGATGTCCCACTAATTGTTCTGGTGGTGCATATCCCCGCGTTCCGATCGCAACAGTTTGGCTTTCTGTTGCCCCACCTTCTGTCGGCAACATTTGTTTTACAGCGCCAAAATCAATTAACACTAACTTTCGATCTAAACCTCGTCTAATAATATTTCCCGGTTTAATATCCCGATGAATTACATGATGTTGATGAATAAAATCTAAAATTGGCAAAACATTTTCTAATAAATCAATAACTTCTGTTTGTTTCCATCGTCTATCTATATGTAATTCTTCACTCAACGGGTTTCCTTGCACATACTCTTCTACTAAATAGAATTCCCCTTCTTTTTCAATATAATCAATCAAAGTGGGAATCTGCCCATGCTGCCCCAAAACTTCTAAAATTCTAGCTTCTGTTTGAAATAAACGCCTTGCGACTTCCAAAAATTTAGCATCTCTTCTGGCTGGCATTAAATGTTTAACTACACAAATTTCACTATCTGGAATTTGCAAATCTTTGGCTAAATAAGTCCGACCAAAACCACCTTGACCCAAGACTTTAATAATTTGATAACGCTGACTAAACTGGGGTGAAATTTCATCTGGATCTTGAGGAGGGCATAAAGGAAGAGTAGCCACAGTCGTTTCGCCTTTAGTAATATCAGATTTTTGTACGCTAGTAGCAATATTGCCTTTGTACATCGTAGATAAAAGAGCAATTGTTTCTTCTTGCTCTTTTGCCCAACTGAGTATTTTTTCGCGTTCTTGCTGCATTCGGTAAGCAGCTATTACTACCACTGTTCCACCAGTAGTTACCATGCTTAATGCTGCGGGAACTAAAGGCACCCATCCTGAAGACAACCAAATTCCAAAACTAATACTGCTTAAAACTCCAAAAGCAACAATTCCTGAAATTCCCAATAGTAGCGGATGACGAAGTTTCCAAGCACCTACACCACCGAGAATTGCCCAACCCCAAATCCACAAAGT
Coding sequences within:
- a CDS encoding CHASE2 domain-containing serine/threonine-protein kinase, translating into MLTKFSGKLRHLLSYWQRPKNLPITYKPVIWASIGVTALMLGLRQGVTLSIPGLRLGLKLEPLELAAYDQFVRFATREANATSHSPNFDPRLLVVAVTEQDIQNLRQWPIPDGKMAELLTKLEQHQPRVIGLDIYRDLPVPPGNDRFLQYLQKSDRLVAICKLSESNSLGVAPPKALSPKQIGFSDLIIDPDGVIRRALLFAIKAQGKCTTSSAFSYQLASRYLAFEGIESFKATTEGTLGFRSNKKVKNGRQIKPVLFPRLDSNAGGYQGADVRGYQILLKYHSAENVARQVTLTQVLNNQVPGEWIRDRIVLIGAVAASIDDAFYTPYSATQTQQHKMPGVVVHAQIVSQILNAVLDNRALPWYWPDWAETLWIWGWAILGGVGAWKLRHPLLLGISGIVAFGVLSSISFGIWLSSGWVPLVPAALSMVTTGGTVVVIAAYRMQQEREKILSWAKEQEETIALLSTMYKGNIATSVQKSDITKGETTVATLPLCPPQDPDEISPQFSQRYQIIKVLGQGGFGRTYLAKDLQIPDSEICVVKHLMPARRDAKFLEVARRLFQTEARILEVLGQHGQIPTLIDYIEKEGEFYLVEEYVQGNPLSEELHIDRRWKQTEVIDLLENVLPILDFIHQHHVIHRDIKPGNIIRRGLDRKLVLIDFGAVKQMLPTEGGATESQTVAIGTRGYAPPEQLVGHPRPASDLYALGMIGIQALTGIQPHDLVLLQDMETGNLNWRHLAKTSGELATILDRMVQYHFSDRYQSALAVLTDLEKLDRPNLNQIAEEPKITEQSAILPTTESDTTSIMPVWNHLPANNQPTKLEEQPHNLSTKLDPETRKS